From the Panthera leo isolate Ple1 chromosome C1, P.leo_Ple1_pat1.1, whole genome shotgun sequence genome, one window contains:
- the SELENON gene encoding selenoprotein N, with translation MGRVRPGERGPPGPGPGPAAPPPAPRRARALALLGALVAAAAAVAAARAYAQHAEAQAAARQESALKSLGTEGLFLFSSLDTDRDLYISPEEFKPIAEKLTGSAPAASYEEELPLDPSEETLTIEARFQPLIPESMTKSKDGFLGVSRLALSGLRNWTTAALPSAVFAARHFRPFLPPRGQVELGEPWWIIPSELSVFTGYLSNNRFYPPPPKGKEVIIHRLLSMFHPRPFVKTRFAPQGAVACLTAISDFYYTVMFRIHAEFQLSEPPDFPFWFSPGQFTGHIILSKDATHVRDFRLFVPNHRSLNVDMEWLYGASENSNMEVDIGYIPQMELEAVGPSVPSVILDEEGNVIDSRPPSGEPLQFVFEEIKWQQELSWEEAARRLEVAMYPFKKVAYLPFTEAFDQAKAKNKLVHSILLWGALDDQSCUGSGRTLRETVLESSPILALLNESFVSTWSLVRELEDMQNNQENPSHKKLADLHLEKYSFPVEMMICLPNGTVVHHINANYFLDITSMKPEDIENNVFSFSSTFEDPSTATYMQFLKEGLRRGLPLLQP, from the exons ATGGGCCGGGTCCGGCCGGGCGAGCGCGGGcctcccggccccggccccggccccgccgctCCACCGCCCGCGCCCCGCCGCGCCCGCGCCCTGGCGCTGCTCGGGGCCCtggtcgccgccgccgccgccgttgCCGCCGCCCGGGCCTATGCCCAACACGCCGAGGCCCAGGCGGCCGCGCGGCAG GAGTCCGCACTGAAGTCCCTGGGGACAGAaggcctctttctcttttcctccttggaCACAGACCGGGATTTGTACATCAGCCCGGAGGAGTTCAAGCCCATTGCTGAGAAGCTAACAG GCTCAGCTCCTGCTGCCAGCTATGAGGAGGAGCTGCCCCTTGACCCCAGCGAGGAGACGCTCACCATAGAAGCCCGATTCCAGCCTCTGATCCCAGAGTCCATGACCAAGAGCAAAGATGGGTTCCTGGGG GTCTCCCGCCTGGCCCTGTCCGGCCTCCGCAACTGGACGACTGCGGCCTTGCCGAGCGCGGTGTTTGCTGCCCGACACTTCCggcctttccttcctcctcgGGGCCAAGTGGAGCTGGGGGAGCCGTGGTGGATCATCCCCAGTGAGCTGAGCGTCTTCACCGGCTATTTATCCAACAACCGCTTCTACCCACCACCGCCCAAGGGCAAAGAG GTCATCATCCACCGGCTCCTGAGCATGTTCCACCCTCGGCCCTTCGTGAAAACCCGCTTTGCCCCTCAGGGGGCTGTCGCCTGCCTGACCGCCATCAGCGACTTCTACTACACCGTCATGTTCCG GATCCATGCCGAGTTCCAGCTCAGCGAGCCACCTGACTTCCCCTTCTGGTTCTCGCCGGGCCAGTTCACTGGCCACATCATCCTCTCCAAAGATGCCACCCACGTCCGAGACTTCCGGCTCTTCGTGCCCAACCACAG GTCTCTGAATGTGGACATGGAGTGGCTGTATGGGGCCAGTGAGAACAGCAATATGGAGGTGGACATCGGCTATATCCCCCAG ATGGAACTGGAGGCCGTGGGCCCGTCGGTGCCTTCTGTGATCCTGGATGAGGAGGGCAACGTGATCGACAGCCGCCCGCCCTCAGGGGAGCCCCTCCAGTTTGTCTTTGAGGAGATCAAGTGGCAGCAGGAGCTGAGCTGGGAGGAGGCTGCCCGGCGCCTAGAAGTGGCCATGTACCCCTTCAAGAAG GTCGCCTATCTGCCATTCACCGAGGCCTTTGACCAAGCCAAGGCCAAGAACAAGCTGGTGCACTCAATTCTGCTGTGGGGGGCCCTGGATGACCAGTCCTGCTGAG GTTCGGGGCGGACTCTCCGGGAGACTGTCCTGGAAAGTTCGCCCATCCTCGCCCTCCTTAATGAGAGCTTCGTCAGCACTTGGTCCCTGGTGAGGGAGTTGGAAGACATGCAG AACAACCAGGAGAACCCGTCCCACAAGAAGCTCGCAGACTTGCACCTGGAGAAGTATAGCTTCCCCGTGGAGATGATGATCTGCCTGCCCAATGGCACTGTG GTCCACCACATCAATGCCAACTACTTCTTGGACATCACCTCCATGAAGCCTGAGGATATTGAGAACAACGTCTTCAGCTTCTCGTCCACCTTTGAAGACCCGTCCACGGCCACCTACATGCAGTTCCTGAAGGAAGGCCTTCGGCGcggcctgcccctcctccagccctag